A genomic window from Paucibacter sp. KCTC 42545 includes:
- a CDS encoding ABC transporter ATP-binding protein: MSQAFIEVQGAEMVFSTRKGQFHALRDIHLQIEKGEFITLIGHSGCGKSTLLNLIAGLLQASQGVLLCDRREINAPGPERAVVFQNHSLLPWLSCFDNVYLGVESVFGASEPKPRLQERTQAALELVGMAHASAKRPHEISGGMKQRVGIARALAMEPKVLLMDEPFGALDALTRAHLQDELLKIVARTQSTVVMVTHDVDEAVLLSDRIVMMTNGPAATIGEILRVDLARPRERVALAEDSHYLSCRKAVIDFLYTRHARSEVAA, from the coding sequence ATGAGCCAAGCATTCATCGAAGTCCAGGGCGCTGAAATGGTATTCAGCACCCGCAAAGGCCAGTTCCACGCCCTGCGCGACATCCATCTGCAAATCGAAAAGGGCGAGTTCATTACCCTGATCGGCCATTCCGGCTGCGGCAAGTCCACCTTGCTCAACCTGATCGCCGGCCTGCTGCAGGCCAGCCAGGGCGTGCTGCTGTGCGACCGGCGCGAGATCAATGCGCCCGGGCCGGAACGCGCCGTGGTGTTCCAAAACCATTCCCTGCTGCCCTGGCTGAGTTGCTTTGACAACGTCTACCTGGGCGTGGAGTCGGTGTTCGGCGCCAGCGAGCCCAAGCCCCGGCTGCAAGAGCGCACCCAGGCCGCGCTGGAGCTGGTGGGCATGGCCCACGCCAGCGCCAAGCGCCCGCATGAAATCTCCGGCGGCATGAAGCAGCGCGTGGGCATCGCCCGCGCCCTGGCCATGGAGCCCAAGGTCTTGCTGATGGACGAGCCCTTTGGCGCGCTGGACGCCCTGACCCGCGCCCATTTGCAAGACGAGTTGCTGAAGATCGTGGCCCGCACCCAGAGCACCGTGGTGATGGTGACCCACGATGTGGACGAGGCCGTGCTGCTGAGCGACCGCATCGTGATGATGACCAACGGCCCTGCCGCCACCATCGGCGAGATCCTGCGCGTGGACCTGGCCCGGCCACGCGAGCGCGTCGCGCTGGCCGAGGACAGCCATTACCTCAGCTGCCGCAAGGCGGTGATCGACTTCCTCTACACCCGACATGCCCGCAGCGAGGTGGCCGCATGA
- the nirB gene encoding nitrite reductase large subunit NirB produces the protein MKTKKLKLVLIGNGMAGVRTLEELLKIAPDLYDITVFGAEPHPNYNRILLSPVLAGEQTLDEIVLNPLDWYALHGITLHLGKTVTQIDRQRRKVVAADGTEADYDRLLIATGSSPFILPVPGKDLDGVIAYRDIADTNAMIDAATRYQHAVVIGGGLLGLEAANGLMLRGMQVTVVHLGDWLMERQLDDVAGDLLRQSLQARGLRFMLGAQTQALIGGKDGRVMAVQFKDGSEIPADLVVMAAGIRPNTALAESAGLLCQRGIVVSDTLQTATDPRIYSVGECAAHRGIAYGLVAPLFEQAKVCATHLAQFGIGRYQGSQTSTKLKVTGIDLFSAGDFMGGEGSEEIVMSDPFAGVYKKLVIKDDRLIGACLYGDTVDGSWYFKLLREGRKVADIRDKLMFGESNIGDVGHQGHSKAAAMLDSDEVCGCNGVNKGTICKAIKDKGLFTLDEVRKHTKASASCGSCTGLVEQLLMFSAGGDYSATPKKKAVCACTELCHQDVRDAIRQQHLISLPQLYNALAWRSPNGCATCRPALNYYLTSTWPKEAEDDPQSRPINERSHANIQKDGSYSVIPRMWGGETTADELRRIANAVDKYKIPTVKVTGGQRIDLLGVKKEDLPQVWADIGMPSGHAYAKALRTVKTCVGSEWCRMGTQDSTQMGKDLERAFVGMYAPHKVKFAVSGCPRNCAEAGIKDVGIIGVDSGWELYIGGNGGIKTEVAQFFVKVKTPEEVMEVTGAFMQLYRTEGWYLERTVHYLARVGMDYVKRRILDDHDGRRTLWAELQFALAGEPDPWFDFAKAKVDLRQFEPL, from the coding sequence ATGAAGACCAAGAAACTCAAGCTGGTGCTGATCGGCAATGGCATGGCCGGCGTGCGCACGCTGGAAGAGCTGCTCAAAATCGCGCCCGATCTCTACGACATCACCGTCTTCGGCGCCGAGCCCCACCCCAACTACAACCGCATCCTGCTGAGCCCGGTGCTGGCGGGCGAGCAGACGCTGGACGAGATCGTACTCAACCCGCTGGACTGGTATGCCCTGCACGGCATCACCCTGCACCTGGGCAAGACGGTGACGCAAATCGACCGGCAACGCCGCAAGGTGGTGGCCGCCGACGGCACTGAGGCCGACTACGACCGCCTGCTGATCGCCACCGGCTCCAGCCCCTTCATCCTGCCCGTGCCCGGCAAAGACCTGGACGGCGTGATCGCCTACCGCGACATCGCCGACACCAACGCGATGATCGACGCCGCCACCCGCTATCAACACGCCGTCGTCATCGGCGGCGGCCTGCTGGGCCTGGAGGCCGCCAACGGCCTGATGCTGCGCGGCATGCAGGTGACGGTGGTGCACCTGGGCGACTGGCTGATGGAGCGCCAGCTCGACGATGTGGCCGGCGACTTGCTGCGCCAAAGCCTGCAAGCGCGCGGCCTGCGCTTCATGCTGGGCGCGCAGACCCAAGCCTTGATCGGCGGCAAGGACGGAAGGGTGATGGCTGTGCAATTCAAGGACGGCAGCGAAATCCCCGCCGACCTGGTGGTGATGGCCGCCGGCATCCGCCCGAATACGGCATTAGCGGAAAGTGCCGGCCTGCTGTGCCAGCGCGGCATCGTCGTCAGCGACACCTTGCAAACCGCCACCGACCCGCGCATCTACTCGGTGGGCGAATGCGCGGCCCACCGCGGCATTGCCTACGGCCTGGTGGCGCCGCTGTTCGAGCAGGCCAAGGTTTGCGCCACCCATCTGGCGCAGTTCGGCATCGGCCGCTACCAGGGCTCGCAGACCTCGACCAAGCTCAAGGTCACCGGCATCGACCTGTTCTCGGCCGGGGACTTCATGGGCGGTGAAGGCAGCGAAGAAATTGTGATGAGCGACCCCTTCGCCGGCGTCTACAAAAAGCTGGTGATCAAGGACGACCGCCTGATTGGCGCCTGCCTCTACGGCGACACGGTGGACGGCAGCTGGTACTTCAAGCTCTTGCGCGAAGGCCGCAAGGTGGCCGACATCCGCGACAAGCTGATGTTCGGCGAAAGCAATATCGGCGACGTCGGCCACCAAGGCCACAGCAAGGCCGCCGCCATGCTGGATAGCGACGAGGTCTGCGGCTGCAACGGCGTCAACAAGGGCACCATCTGCAAAGCCATCAAAGACAAGGGCTTGTTCACCCTGGACGAGGTGCGCAAGCACACCAAGGCCAGCGCCAGCTGCGGCTCCTGCACCGGCCTGGTGGAGCAGCTGCTGATGTTCAGTGCCGGCGGCGACTATTCGGCCACGCCGAAGAAGAAAGCAGTTTGCGCCTGCACCGAGCTGTGCCACCAGGACGTGCGCGATGCCATCCGCCAGCAGCATCTGATCAGCCTGCCCCAGCTCTACAACGCCCTGGCCTGGCGCAGCCCCAATGGCTGCGCCACCTGCCGCCCCGCGCTGAACTACTACCTCACCTCCACCTGGCCCAAAGAGGCCGAGGACGACCCGCAGTCGCGCCCCATCAACGAGCGCAGCCACGCCAATATCCAGAAGGACGGCAGCTACTCGGTGATCCCGCGCATGTGGGGCGGCGAGACCACGGCCGACGAGCTGCGCCGCATCGCCAATGCGGTGGACAAGTACAAGATCCCCACGGTCAAGGTCACCGGCGGCCAGCGCATCGACCTGCTGGGCGTGAAGAAGGAAGACCTGCCGCAAGTCTGGGCCGATATCGGCATGCCCTCGGGCCACGCCTATGCCAAGGCCTTGCGCACGGTGAAGACCTGTGTGGGCAGCGAGTGGTGCCGCATGGGCACGCAAGACAGCACCCAGATGGGCAAGGACCTGGAGCGCGCTTTTGTGGGCATGTATGCGCCGCACAAGGTCAAGTTCGCCGTCTCGGGCTGCCCGCGCAACTGCGCCGAAGCCGGCATCAAGGACGTCGGCATCATCGGCGTGGACAGCGGCTGGGAGCTTTATATCGGCGGCAACGGCGGCATCAAGACCGAGGTGGCGCAGTTCTTCGTCAAGGTCAAAACGCCCGAAGAAGTGATGGAAGTCACCGGCGCCTTCATGCAGCTCTATCGGACCGAAGGCTGGTATCTGGAGCGCACGGTGCATTACCTGGCCCGCGTCGGCATGGACTATGTGAAGCGCCGCATTCTGGACGACCACGACGGCCGCCGCACGCTCTGGGCCGAGCTGCAATTCGCGCTGGCCGGCGAGCCCGACCCCTGGTTCGACTTCGCCAAGGCCAAGGTCGATTTGCGCCAGTTCGAGCCGCTCTGA
- the ntrB gene encoding nitrate ABC transporter permease — MVSAVFHSPRGDDDEVLAPAVPAPLAAGPARKPGAKPQPAHSRPGFDWHGLWMKLLPPVLGLALMTGLWALFTLKTSSGIPTPAATWDSAVQLFADPFYRRGPNDQGIGWNILASLQRVALGFGLAAAVGIPLGFVIGRFEFIGRMVSPLISLLKPVSPLAWLPIGLLVFKSANPAAIWTIFICSIWPMVVNTAVGVQRVPQDYLNVARVLKLSEWKVITRILLPAVLPYILTGVRLSVGTAWLVIVAAEMLTGGVGIGFWVWDEWNNLNVAHIIIAIFVIGIVGLLLEWLLMSVARRFSFED; from the coding sequence ATGGTGAGCGCCGTGTTCCATTCGCCGCGTGGCGATGATGATGAAGTTCTTGCCCCGGCCGTGCCAGCGCCACTGGCGGCCGGCCCGGCCCGCAAGCCCGGGGCCAAGCCCCAGCCCGCCCACAGCCGGCCAGGCTTCGACTGGCATGGCCTGTGGATGAAGCTGCTGCCGCCCGTGCTGGGCCTGGCCTTGATGACCGGGCTGTGGGCCTTGTTCACCCTCAAGACCAGCAGCGGCATCCCCACGCCGGCGGCCACTTGGGACTCGGCCGTGCAGCTGTTTGCCGACCCCTTCTACCGCCGCGGCCCCAATGACCAAGGCATTGGCTGGAACATCCTGGCCTCGCTGCAACGCGTGGCCCTGGGCTTTGGCTTGGCCGCTGCGGTGGGCATACCGCTGGGTTTTGTGATCGGGCGCTTCGAGTTCATCGGCCGCATGGTGTCGCCGCTGATCAGCTTGCTCAAGCCGGTCTCGCCGCTGGCTTGGCTGCCGATTGGCCTGCTGGTGTTCAAGAGCGCCAACCCAGCGGCGATCTGGACCATCTTCATCTGCTCGATCTGGCCCATGGTGGTGAACACCGCCGTCGGCGTGCAGCGGGTGCCGCAGGACTATCTGAACGTGGCGCGGGTGCTCAAGCTGTCGGAGTGGAAGGTCATCACCCGCATCCTGCTGCCCGCCGTGCTGCCCTACATCCTCACCGGCGTGCGGCTCTCGGTCGGCACCGCCTGGCTGGTGATCGTGGCGGCGGAAATGCTGACCGGCGGTGTGGGCATTGGCTTTTGGGTCTGGGATGAGTGGAACAACCTCAATGTGGCCCACATCATCATCGCCATCTTCGTCATCGGCATCGTCGGGCTCTTGCTCGAATGGCTGCTGATGAGCGTGGCCCGGCGCTTCTCGTTTGAGGACTGA